A genome region from Variovorax paradoxus includes the following:
- the corA gene encoding magnesium/cobalt transporter CorA — protein sequence MLNIFTLANGRLVQEEIEALEELSKFQPIWVDLESPTLEEKRWIKQYYGLSIPEDAMDEDIEESARFYEEDNGELHIRSDFLIDDDEDPRTVRVAFILNQHNTDLRSRGVLFSIHDEDVPVFRLLRMRARRAPGLIEDAKEVMLKLFDADAEYSADTLENIYDELEVAGKKVLSGNVSDELAGEVLGAIARQEDLNGRIRRNVMDTRRAVSFMMRSKMLNAEQFEEARQILRDIESLDNHTAFLFDKINFLMDATVGFININQNKTIKIFSVASVALLPPTLIASIYGMNFKFMPELDWAMGYPYAIVLMAASALVPMWYFRRRGWLK from the coding sequence ATGCTCAACATCTTCACGCTTGCCAACGGCCGCCTCGTCCAGGAAGAGATCGAGGCGCTCGAAGAGCTTTCCAAGTTCCAGCCGATCTGGGTCGACCTCGAGTCGCCGACGCTCGAAGAGAAGCGCTGGATCAAGCAGTACTACGGCCTGTCCATCCCCGAAGACGCGATGGACGAGGACATCGAGGAATCGGCCCGTTTCTACGAGGAAGACAACGGCGAGCTGCACATCCGCTCCGACTTTCTGATCGACGACGACGAAGACCCGCGCACCGTGCGCGTCGCCTTCATCCTCAACCAGCACAACACCGACCTGCGCAGCCGCGGCGTGCTGTTCTCGATCCACGACGAGGACGTGCCCGTGTTCCGCCTGCTGCGCATGCGCGCGCGCCGCGCACCCGGCCTCATCGAGGACGCGAAGGAAGTGATGCTCAAGCTCTTCGACGCCGACGCCGAGTACTCGGCCGACACGCTGGAGAACATCTACGACGAGCTTGAGGTGGCGGGCAAGAAGGTGCTGTCGGGCAACGTCAGCGACGAGCTGGCCGGCGAGGTGCTCGGCGCCATCGCGCGGCAGGAAGACTTGAACGGCCGCATCCGCCGCAACGTGATGGACACGCGCCGCGCGGTCAGCTTCATGATGCGCAGCAAGATGCTCAACGCCGAGCAGTTCGAGGAAGCGCGGCAGATCCTGCGCGACATCGAGTCGCTGGACAACCACACGGCCTTCCTGTTCGACAAGATCAACTTCCTGATGGATGCGACCGTCGGTTTCATCAACATCAACCAGAACAAGACCATCAAGATCTTCTCGGTGGCCAGCGTGGCGCTGCTGCCGCCCACGCTGATCGCGAGCATCTACGGCATGAATTTCAAGTTCATGCCCGAGCTCGACTGGGCGATGGGCTACCCGTATGCCATCGTGCTGATGGCGGCCAGCGCGCTGGTGCCGATGTGGTACTTCCGCCGGCGCGGCTGGCTCAAGTAA
- a CDS encoding ATP-dependent helicase — MQTAARSTSPAPLARPAAPKTQSERLAAALATLNEAQRAAVEHGVGNALGDAAAAQDDRPLLVIAGAGSGKTSTLAHRVAHLIAGGVDPQRLLLLTFSRRAAQEMERRAGQVLARVLGLKAEAPPALPWAGTFHGIGARLLREYAAQIGLDESFTIHDRGDAEDLMGLVRHELGLSSTVNRFPRKGTCLSIYSRCVNTRAPLGQVLKEAFPWCDEWEAELRKLFGAYVEAKQQQNVLDYDDLLLYWAEMAAEPALAAQIGARFDHVLVDEYQDTNKLQASILLALKPDGRGVTVVGDDAQSIYSFRGATVRNILDFPSQFTQQARVVTLERNYRSTQPILDVSNRVIAHAAERHAKTLWTDKPSAGKPQLVLVPDEAGQARWVADKVLAHREGGLALKSQAVLFRTSSHSAGLELELARRNIPFVKFGGLKFLEASHVKDLLAVLRFAQNPRGRMAGFRVTQLIPGIGPATGARLLDAMDTAADPAAAVRDFVPPSAARAQWADFAAAYAALREPALKWPADVEVAMNWYQPHLERLYEDTSGVRRADVEQLARLAAGYGSRERFLTELTLDPPEATSDRPGPPLLDDDYLILSTIHSAKGQEWNSVHVLNVVDGCMPADVAQGAQELEEERRLLYVAMTRARDHLHLLVPQRFYVTQQAARGDRHLYANRTRFIADGDLAGFEQQTWPPPPERPPAVPPPSAVIDLRNRMRAAWR; from the coding sequence ATGCAGACCGCTGCGCGCTCCACTTCCCCCGCTCCTCTTGCCCGTCCCGCCGCGCCGAAAACCCAGTCGGAGCGCCTCGCCGCTGCGCTGGCCACGCTCAACGAAGCGCAGCGCGCGGCGGTCGAGCACGGCGTGGGCAACGCGCTCGGCGACGCCGCTGCAGCGCAGGACGATCGTCCGCTGCTCGTCATTGCCGGGGCCGGTTCGGGCAAGACCAGCACGCTGGCGCACCGGGTGGCACATCTCATCGCGGGCGGTGTCGATCCGCAGCGCCTGCTGCTGCTGACCTTCTCGCGCCGGGCCGCGCAGGAAATGGAGCGCCGCGCCGGCCAGGTGCTGGCCAGGGTGCTGGGGCTGAAGGCCGAGGCGCCGCCGGCGCTGCCGTGGGCCGGCACCTTCCATGGCATCGGCGCGCGGCTGCTGCGCGAGTACGCGGCGCAGATCGGGCTCGACGAGAGCTTCACGATCCACGACCGCGGCGACGCCGAAGACCTGATGGGGCTGGTGCGGCATGAGCTGGGCCTGTCGTCCACCGTGAACCGCTTTCCGCGCAAGGGCACCTGCCTGTCGATCTACTCGCGTTGCGTCAACACGCGCGCGCCGCTGGGGCAGGTGCTGAAGGAGGCCTTTCCCTGGTGCGACGAGTGGGAGGCCGAACTCAGGAAACTTTTCGGCGCCTACGTCGAGGCCAAGCAGCAGCAGAACGTGCTCGACTACGACGACCTGCTGCTCTACTGGGCCGAAATGGCCGCCGAGCCGGCGCTGGCCGCGCAGATCGGCGCGCGCTTCGACCATGTGCTGGTCGACGAATACCAGGACACCAACAAGCTGCAGGCCTCGATCCTGCTGGCGCTCAAGCCCGACGGCCGCGGGGTGACGGTGGTGGGCGACGACGCGCAGTCGATCTATTCGTTTCGCGGCGCCACGGTGCGCAACATCCTGGACTTTCCGTCGCAGTTCACGCAGCAGGCGCGCGTGGTCACGCTGGAGCGCAACTACCGCTCGACGCAGCCCATCCTCGACGTGTCGAATCGCGTGATCGCGCACGCGGCCGAGCGGCACGCCAAGACGCTGTGGACCGACAAGCCCTCGGCCGGCAAGCCGCAGCTGGTGCTCGTGCCCGACGAGGCCGGGCAGGCGCGCTGGGTGGCCGACAAGGTGCTCGCGCACCGCGAGGGCGGGCTGGCGCTCAAGTCGCAGGCGGTGCTGTTCCGCACCTCGTCGCACAGCGCCGGGCTCGAGCTGGAACTGGCGCGCCGCAACATCCCGTTCGTCAAGTTCGGCGGGCTGAAGTTTCTCGAAGCCTCGCACGTGAAGGACCTGCTCGCGGTGCTGCGCTTCGCGCAGAACCCGCGCGGGCGCATGGCGGGCTTTCGCGTCACGCAGCTCATTCCGGGCATCGGGCCGGCCACGGGCGCGCGGCTGCTCGACGCCATGGACACGGCCGCCGACCCGGCCGCGGCGGTGCGCGATTTCGTGCCGCCTTCCGCGGCCCGCGCGCAGTGGGCCGACTTCGCTGCGGCTTATGCGGCACTGCGCGAGCCCGCGCTCAAGTGGCCGGCCGATGTCGAGGTGGCGATGAACTGGTACCAGCCGCACCTGGAACGGCTGTACGAAGACACCTCCGGCGTGCGCCGCGCCGACGTGGAACAACTCGCGCGCCTGGCGGCCGGCTACGGCTCGCGGGAGCGCTTCCTCACCGAGCTCACGCTCGACCCGCCCGAGGCCACCAGCGACCGGCCGGGCCCGCCGCTGCTCGACGATGACTACCTGATCCTGTCGACCATCCACTCGGCCAAGGGGCAGGAGTGGAACTCCGTGCACGTGCTCAACGTGGTCGACGGCTGCATGCCGGCCGACGTGGCGCAGGGCGCGCAGGAACTGGAGGAAGAGCGCAGGCTGTTGTACGTGGCGATGACCCGCGCGCGCGACCATTTGCACCTGCTGGTGCCGCAGCGCTTCTACGTCACGCAGCAGGCGGCGCGCGGCGACCGGCACCTGTACGCCAACCGCACGCGTTTCATCGCGGACGGAGACCTTGCAGGCTTCGAGCAGCAGACATGGCCGCCGCCACCGGAGCGCCCGCCCGCAGTGCCGCCGCCGAGCGCGGTGATCGACCTGCGCAACCGGATGCGCGCGGCCTGGCGTTGA
- the hpf gene encoding ribosome hibernation-promoting factor, HPF/YfiA family — protein sequence MNLTISGHHLDVTPALRTYVTSKLDRITRHFDQVVDVKVILTVEKQKEKERRQRAECNIHVKGNDMFAESSHADLYAAVDELVDKLDRQVVRHKDRLQDHHHAAPKRLM from the coding sequence ATGAATTTGACGATCAGCGGTCATCACCTCGACGTCACACCTGCCTTGCGCACCTACGTCACGAGCAAGCTGGACCGGATCACCCGCCACTTCGACCAGGTGGTCGACGTCAAGGTGATCCTCACGGTGGAAAAGCAGAAGGAAAAGGAACGCCGCCAAAGGGCGGAGTGCAACATCCACGTCAAGGGCAATGACATGTTCGCGGAGTCGAGCCACGCTGATCTCTACGCTGCAGTCGATGAACTGGTCGACAAGCTCGACCGCCAGGTGGTGCGCCACAAGGATCGCCTGCAGGACCACCATCACGCGGCGCCCAAGCGCCTGATGTAA
- a CDS encoding PTS sugar transporter subunit IIA: MNRLASILPPAQVLVSVDATSKKRAFEEAGLLFESLHGLGRALITDSLFARERLGSTGLGHGVAIPHGRIKGLKAPMAAVFQLANPIGFDAPDEQPVALLIFLLVPEAATQKHLEILSEIAELLSDASLREQIKSSTDAAALHGLIAGWQSTQIA; this comes from the coding sequence ATGAATCGCCTCGCGTCCATCCTGCCGCCCGCTCAAGTGCTCGTGAGCGTTGACGCCACCAGCAAGAAACGTGCTTTCGAAGAAGCCGGCTTGCTGTTCGAGAGCCTTCACGGCCTGGGCCGTGCCCTCATCACCGACAGCCTGTTCGCGCGCGAGCGCCTCGGCTCCACCGGTCTGGGCCACGGTGTCGCCATTCCGCATGGCCGCATCAAGGGCCTGAAGGCACCGATGGCCGCCGTGTTCCAGCTGGCCAATCCCATCGGCTTCGATGCACCCGACGAGCAACCCGTTGCGTTGCTGATCTTCCTACTGGTGCCCGAAGCGGCCACGCAGAAGCACCTCGAAATCCTCTCTGAAATCGCCGAGCTGCTGAGCGACGCCAGCCTGCGCGAACAGATCAAGTCCAGCACCGACGCGGCCGCCCTGCACGGCCTGATCGCCGGCTGGCAGTCGACGCAGATCGCCTAA
- the hprK gene encoding HPr(Ser) kinase/phosphatase, producing MKPTVISADAMFEEFRGSLRWEWLAGLGASERQFDPEVISRAQSAADLVGYLNYIHPYRVQILGAREVAYLTRGSQEDCARRIARIVTLEPPMLVLADGQAAPDELLSICERAQLPLFATRESSAFVIDLLRAYLSKHFAERTSMHGVFMDILGMGVMITGESGLGKSELGLELISRGNGLVADDAVDLYRINQNTIEGRCPDLLLNLLEVRGIGLLDIRAIFGETAVRRKMRLKLIVHLVRRDSFERDYERMPSAPLTQDVLGIPVRKVIIQVVAGRNIAVLVEAAVRNSILQLRGIDTYADFVARHHKAMENSRDGD from the coding sequence ATGAAGCCGACCGTCATCAGCGCCGATGCCATGTTCGAGGAGTTCCGCGGATCGCTCCGCTGGGAATGGCTCGCAGGGCTCGGCGCGTCCGAACGCCAGTTCGATCCCGAGGTCATCAGCCGCGCGCAGTCCGCTGCCGACCTCGTCGGCTATCTCAACTACATCCATCCGTACCGCGTGCAGATCCTGGGCGCCCGCGAGGTGGCTTACCTGACGCGTGGAAGCCAGGAAGACTGCGCCCGGCGCATCGCCCGCATCGTCACGCTCGAGCCGCCGATGCTGGTGCTGGCCGACGGCCAGGCCGCGCCCGACGAGTTGCTGTCGATCTGCGAACGCGCGCAGCTGCCGCTCTTCGCCACGCGGGAATCGTCGGCCTTCGTGATCGACCTGTTGCGCGCCTACCTGTCCAAGCACTTCGCCGAGCGCACCTCGATGCACGGCGTGTTCATGGACATCCTGGGCATGGGCGTGATGATCACGGGCGAGTCGGGGCTCGGAAAGAGCGAACTCGGCCTGGAGCTGATCTCGCGCGGCAATGGCCTCGTGGCCGACGACGCGGTCGACCTCTACCGCATCAACCAGAACACGATCGAGGGCCGCTGCCCCGACCTGCTGTTGAACCTGCTGGAAGTGCGCGGCATCGGCCTGCTGGACATCCGCGCGATCTTCGGCGAGACGGCGGTGCGGCGGAAGATGCGCCTGAAGCTCATCGTGCACCTGGTGCGGCGCGACAGCTTCGAGCGCGACTACGAGCGCATGCCCTCGGCGCCGCTCACGCAGGACGTGCTGGGCATCCCGGTGCGCAAGGTCATCATCCAGGTGGTGGCGGGGCGCAACATCGCCGTGCTGGTGGAGGCGGCGGTGCGCAACTCGATCCTGCAGCTGCGCGGCATCGATACCTATGCCGACTTCGTGGCGCGCCACCACAAGGCAATGGAAAACTCCCGAGACGGGGACTGA